GTCGTAGACGAGTTCGGCGGGGCCGGTGACCTGCAGGGTGTCCTGGAAGGACAGCAGGAGTTCGTCGAGTTGCTCCCAGCGTTCGGCGAGTTGGGCGACGTGGGCGAGGAGGGCGGCCGGTTCGGCCTGCCAGTGGTCGCGGCTGTGTCCGGTGGCGGCGGCGGGCGGCCCGTCCAGGGTGCGGTCCTGGGCCAGGGTGAGCCGGCAGCGGGCGGGGCCGTGGGCGTGGACGGTCCAGGTGCCGGTGGTGGGTGCGCCGGGGCGGGCGGTGTCCTCCTGTTCGAACCGCACGGTGCGGGTGTGCGGGTCGAGGGTGCGGTGGAGGTGGAAGGAGCGGACGCGGCCGTCCTGCAGGTCCCACAGTCGCAGGCGTTCGCGGACGCCGTCGAAGTCGATGCGTTCGACGTGGACGGGGCCGGGCAGCAGCAGGGGCCAGCGCACGGCGTCGGCCAGCAGCCCGTACACCACGTCGGCGGGGGCGGCAACGGATGCCGTCTGCTCGCTGGTGTGCACGCGCTGCGAGGGCATCGCTCGCCTCCCCTGGTCGTCCGTGCGGGTGCGCCCCACGCTGCACCACCCCGCTAGAGGCTCCCTCGACCCCCGCACGGACCCGGGAGACCGGCGGGAAAGCGGGGGGGGACGGGCCGGGGGGACGGGTCGAGGGGCGGACGGGTCGGGGGCGGTGGCCCGGGCGGGCCGGGGGCCGGGGGGCGCCGTGGGCCTGCCCGGCACGGTCCGGGCGGGGTGTTCTAGGAGGTCGGGGCGGGGTGGGGCGTGTGCAGGGGGGCGGGCGGGGGTGTGGGGGCGGCGGCCGGCAGGGGGCCGGGAGGCGGGGCGGGGTGCCGGGTGGGGGCGGTGGGGGTGAGGGCGTCGGCCAGGACCCGCCAGATCTCGGCGGCGAGGTCGATGTTGGCGTCCCGCTGGGCTTGTTGGGCGAGGTCGCGCAGGCCCTGGATGCCCTGCGGGTCACCGTCGAGGATCAGCAGTTGGTGGCGCAGGATCTCCAGCCGTACCTGGCCTCGGTAGGTCATCCGGGGCTGGTCCGCGGCGAGGGCGGCGAGCAGGGCGCGGGCCTGGTCGTAGTGGCCGGTGGCGTAGGCGAGGTCGGCTTTGAGGGCGGTGAGGTCCTGGCGCAGGGCGGGGGTGGCGACGAACGCGAGGGCGGCTTCGGCCTCGGCGGCCCGGTGTTCGGCGCGGGCGGGTTCGGCGGGGAGCTTCTCCAGGTGCAGGCGGGCGGTGGCCAGGCGCAGCCGGGTCCACAGGACGAGGTCCTCCTGGCTGCCGAAGCGTTCCAGTGCCTCGTCCAGGCAGGCCTGGGCGCCGGTGTGGTCGCCTTGGCGGACGCGGACCGCGGCTGCCGTCCACATCGCCTCGGCCCACAGGGTGTCCGAGCGGCCCCGCAGCAGGGCGGTCAGCTCGTCGGCGTGGACCCGGGCGTCGGCGACCCGGCCCGCCTCGGCCGTCACCGAGACCAGGGCGAGCAGGGCGGCGGCGCGGTCTTCCACTCCCAGGTCCTCGCCGAGCGCGATGCGGTGGGCCTCGACGGCCGCGTCGAGGGCGGGGGTGATCTCGCCGAGGGAGCGCAGGCAGCGGGCCAGGCGGGTGAGGCCGCGGACGCGCAGTTCGCCGACGTCCGTCTCCTCGCCGAGTTCCACCAGCCGTGCGAGGTGGTCGCGTTCGGCCGGGTGGTCGCCCTGGAGGCGTGCGGCGCGGGCGAGTTGCCACAGGGCCTGCCAGCGCAGCAGGGCGCTTTCGTGGCCTTCGGCGGCCAGTGCCCGGCGCAGTGCCTCGATGGCGTCGGGGGACCCGGTGGACGCCGCCAGGGTCAGGGCCTGGGTGAGGGAGCCGCCGGCCTGTTCCTGGAAGTCGTGGGCTTCCAGTCCGAGTCGGCCGGCCAGGTATCCCACGGCCCGGTCGGTGGGTTGGCGGGCGCCGGACTCCAGGCGGGAGAGGTAGCTGGTGGACATGCCCTCGCCGGCCAGGGCCGTCTGCGACAGGCCCTGGGCCATCCGAAGCTTCCTCAGGCGGTGTCCGAACGCGGGCTGTCGCAGCATGAGCATCCCTGGGTCGCGGGGCAACAATTCTGTCGGGAACCGGCGCCGAGCGTAGGGCGCCCGGCAACGGGCGGGCAAACCTTTGCCAGCGCCGGCGGACCGGTCTCATGCGCACGTCATGCGGCTCTCCGGCGGGTGTCGTGCGGTCTTCGAGCGGTCCTCGACCCCTTCGAGGCAGACTCTCCAGGACCGGCCGCGGCACCCGCCGGTGACCTGCACTTCCGCCAATCCAGCGCCTTGGAGTCGACGATGGGGCCATCGGTGTGCGCAACCCGCGTGTCCTGGACGCCCGCAGCACACCGCGCCCCGGCCTCCCCCGGCCCAGGGACCCGCGCCCGCGCCCGGCCCGCGCATGCGGGCCGGCTCCTGCGCACGGCCCTCACCGCGGGCCGCGCCCTGCGCCCGGACGAGGACATCGGCTGGCCCCGGGCCCGGGCCGAGGCGCGGGCCGGGGGCGGGGACTGCGTCCGGGCGTGAATCCGCACCGGACCGCCGCACCCCACCGCCACTGCCGCGCCGTCTCGGGACACGCGGGCCGGGCCCGGGGTCGGGGCCGGCAGGGGGCGGACGCGGGCGGAGCGCTCCAGGGGACCGGAGCGGTACGGATCCCGGACCACGCACTGCGGCGACACCGGGCGGCAGCACCCGGACCGAGCAAGGGCGCGGGCGCGCGAACAGGCGTGTGTACGGGCGCGCGCGGGCGCTGGACACGGGCGCCGGCGGGGAGCGGCGTACGGCGGCGGTAGGACACGAGCGCGCGGACCGAGCTCGCGGACGCGCGGGGCAGCGTACGGCGGCACCGCGCCCCGGCCGGAGCGGGGCCGGGCGGGCGGGCGGGCGGGCGGAGCGAGTGGGGCGTTGGCCCGTCGCAGAGTGCGTGCGGCAGGCGGGAGCGTGCGCGTCGGCGCGCGGCCGTGCCCCGACCGCTCGCGGAAGGGCGGCGCGACCGCTCACGTGCCGGCAGCCCGACCCTTCACGGGCGGACGGACGGGCGGACGGGTGGGCGGGCGGGCGGGTGGGCGGGCTGCGCGGCTTCGTGGAGCGGGGTGGCCGGGGCCCGCTACAGGCCCGGGCGGGGTGGGTCAGACGGCGTAGAGGTCGAAGGTGGTGCCCCGCCGGGGGCCGGCCGGTACGTCGAGGGCGGGGTCGACGGCGAGCATGGCCTGGTGCAGGCGCTGCAGCTGCGGTGAGGGCTCCACGCCCAGGTCCTCGACGAGGCGTCCGCGCAGTCGGCGGTAGACGTCCAGGGCCCGGGCCTGGCGGCCGGAGCGGTAGAGCGCGACCATCGCCTGCGCGTGCAGTCCCTCGTGTTGCGGATGGCGGGCGGTCAGGTCGGTGAGTTCGGCGATCAGTTCGGTGTGGCGTCCCAGGCGCAGGTCGGCGTCGATGCGGCGTTCGACCGTGGCCAGGCGGCTCTCTTCCAGGCGCATCACCTCGATCTCCAGGACCGGGCCCAGCCGTACGTCGACCAGGGCCGGGCCCTGCCACAGGGCGAGGGCCGCCCGCAGGGAGGCTGCGGCGCCCGCGTCGTCACCGTGCTCGTGGCGGTCGTGGCCGCTCGCGACGAGGGACTCGTAGGCGTGGACGTCGACCGCCTGGGGCGGTATCCGCAGCAGGTAGCCGCCGTGCCGGGTGGCCAGGACGTCCTTAGCGCCGGCCGGGCCGCCCGGTGCGGCCGGGCCCATGGCGGTGCCCAGGCGGCGGCGCAGCTGGAGGATGTACGTCTGCAGGGTCGTCAGCGCGCTCTGGGGCGGTTCGGTGCCCCAGATCTCCTCCATGAGGGTGGGGACCGGCATCACCCGCCCCGGGTAGAGCGCGAGGAGGGTGAGGATCTGCCGCGGTTTGCGGGCCGTCGGCACGATCGAAGCGCCGTTGACCTCGGCACTCAACGGACCCAGCACCTGAATTTTCACGGTCTCCTCCGCACGTCGTCGTGTTCCTCTCGTCGTCCGGTCCTCGACCCGGGGCACGGTAGCGGGCTCCGCGGGTGGTCACCGGTTCCTCCAGCGCCCTTCGAGGCCGCCTCCAACAGGACGTGCACGTAAGGTCGTTCAGTGCCGTCGGCGGAGCGCCCGCACGCTCGCGGGCCTCCCGTTCCGGGCGCGTCGGCCACACCCGGCCGGGCCGGGGCAGGGGGCGGGGCCGCACGGCCGGCGGAGCTGGAACGGGCCCGGCCCGGCCCGGCGGTGGCCGGGGGCGCCGTACGTCCGTGCGGGCGGAGCGGCCCGGGGCGGGTTCACGGCGGGCCGGCGGGTGCGCCGCCCGTCCGGCGGAACAGCCCACGGCCGAGAACACGACACCAGCACCAGCAGCGGCAGCGGCAGCGGCAGCGGCAGCGGCAGCGGCAGCGCCGACAGAGCCGGCAGGGACGGCGGGGACGACGGTGTGCCGAACACGGGCGTGTCGAGGGGTGGTTGCCGTCCCGGGGGTCGGCGACCCGTTGGGGGTCACCCCCTCCCGGCCGTGGGTCCTGCCGCCGTCGCCGGGGCCGTACTCCCGGCCGCCGTCGGACCGAGCGGACCGGGCGGACCGGGCGGACCGGACGGGTCTGGCGGGTCGGACGGGTCTGGCGGACCGGACGGGTCGGACGGGTCTGGCGGGTCGGGCGGGTCTGGCGGGTCGGACGGGTCTGGCGGGTCGGGCAGGTCGGGCAGGTCGGGCTGGTCGGGCTGGTCGGGCTGGTCGGGCTGGTCGGGCTGGTCGGGCTGGTCGGGCGGAAAGGTGGCGGGGGCCGGCGGGTCCAGGGGTGCGGCCCACAGCGGTACCACGTGTACCGGGCTCACGGCCCGCTGTAGGCGCCGCGTACCGCCCGCGCGCCCGCCCCCGCCCCGGGCCGGTGGGGGTGTCGGCGGTGTGGCGGCGGGGCCGGTGGCCGGCGTCGTGGTCCCAGGCGTCGGCGGTGGCCTGGGTGCGGTACTCCCCCGCCCTGGCCTCCCCGACCAGTGCGGGCAGCAGCAGGGCCCACAGGGCGGCGACCTTCCGCTGGAGTTCCCCGTAGGGCATGCCGGTCCCGGACAGGACCTCGATCCCGCAGGCCGCGGCCACCACCAGGGCCTGCGCGCTCTCCCAGTCGCGGCCCGCCGCGGGTACCTCGCCGGACTCCCGTGCCATGCGCAGCAGGGTGGAGACGGCCGAGATCCACGCCCCGTGGAAGTCGACGACCGCCGGGCGGGTTCCGCCCGGCCCGCGGGGGCGGCGCCGCATTCCTTGGTGATCCTGAAGCTCGCCGCGACCGCCGGGTCCTCGTGCAGGGTCCACGCGAGCCAGTGCGTGGTGTCGATCAGGGCCTGCAACGGGGGGACGCCGGCCTCGCGCAGGGCGCGGACCGAGTCGTGGAGCAGGGCGCAGCCGCGCTGTTGGACGGCCTCGGCGAGTTCGTCCTTGGAGGCGAAGTGGAAGTACAGCGCCCCCTTCGTCACTCCGGCCGCGCTCGCGATGTCGCCGAGCGTGGCGTTGGCGTATCCGTTCTGGTGGAACATCTCGGCCCCGGCATAGACCAGCCGCCTTCGGGTCCGTTCCGACCTCTCCTGCACCGAGCCGTCTCCTCTCACCGCCGACACCGCCCCTGACGGGCGTCCACGGGTGTCCGCGGGCGTCTGCCGCTTCTGCGGGCGGGCCTTCACCTGTGCCCCGCCCGGCATCCCACTCCTGACCCGGATCCGGCCCCGTACGGCCGTTGCCGTATGGGGGCCGGCCCGGTACGAACCGCACCGCACGGCCCCTCGCCCCCACCCCGGGCCCCGGCCCGAACCCGGACCCGGGCCCCGGGTGGTCCTGGACCCGGGCGGCCCCGGGCCCGGTAGGGGGTGGGGACCGTGAACCTCACACGGGCCGCGACCCCGCGCGGACCGCGACTTCCCCCGGACCGCGACTTCCCCCGGACTGCACCCCATACGGGTCGCGACCTCGTGCGGAGCGGCCCCCGGTTGGGGGCCGGTGTCCGGCGGAGGGGGGCTCAGACCCGTACGAGTCGTTCTCCGCCGGGTTCCGCGCCCGTCTCGGCCGGGTTCTCGGGGCCGGCCATGAGGATCGAGCGCTGCAGGCGGCGCAGGGCCGCGGAGGGTTCGAGTCCCAGTTCGCGCACGAGGGTCTGGCGCAGCCGCTGGTAGACGTCCAGGGCCTCGCCGCGGCGGCCCGAGCGGTGCAGGGCGAGCATGAACTGCCCGTGCAGGTTCTCGTGGGTGCGGTAGCGGGTGGCCAGGACGGTGAGTTCGGCGAGGAGTTCGCGGTGGCGGCCCAGGCGCAGGTCGGCCTCGATCCGCTGGTCGAGGGCGCACAGGCGCGTCTCCTCCAGCCGGCGGGTCTCCATGTCGAGCTGGACGCCGCCGTGTACGTCGGCGAACGCGGGCCCGGACCACAGGGCCAGTGCCTCGCGGAGCAGTCGGGCCGCTCCGGCGAAGTCCCCGGCGTCCATGGCCCGGTAGCCGGTCCCGGCGAGCCGGTCGAACTCCCTGACGTCCAGGGTGCCGCCGCCGCTGCTGAGCAGGTAGCCGCCGGGCAGTGTCACCAGGACGTCCTTCGCGGTCCGCACCGCGGCTCCCCCTCCCGGAGCCGGGTACGCGGCGGCCGGGTCGGCCGCCGGTGCCTGTCCGGGTCTCGCGCCCTGTTCGAGGGCGGTCGCGATGAGGGCGCGTAACTGCAGGACGTAGGTCTGCAGTGTGGTGCGCGCGCTGCGCGGCGGTTCTCCCGCCCACAGCTCCTCGATCAGTGCCGACACGGGCACCACCTGATCGGCATGGAGGGCCAGGAGGGCCAGGACCTGCCGGGGCTTGGGGGCGGTCGGTGTGATGGAGATCCCGTTCTCCCGCACGGCCAACGCGCCCAGTACATCGATGTCCACGCCGTACTCCCCTGTCCTTGGATGAGTCGCAACGCCAGTAGAAAACAGGACCGACGGTTTGTCAATATCAAACCGGTCGTGCTGTTTTACGGACCAGCGGGACCCGACCATGACTCAAGTACCGGCTCTGAACTGCCAGTTCACAACGATCAACCAGGCCGGGCGGTAGGCTCCCACCCCTCGACGGCCCCTCGACCCGCGCCCTGCGACCGGCTCCGAACCCACTGGAAAGAGACCGCACAGTCTCCTCTGCGACGTCATCCCCGGCCCTCACACCACCCCGGGGCCGCACCCCCACCAGCGCAGCCACCCGCCCGGCCCGGCCCGCACGGCCAGCCCGGCCCGCACGGTCCGGTCCGCACGGCACGCCTGGTACGGCACGCCTGGTACGGCGCGCCCGGCCCGCACGGTCCGGTCCGCCCCGGGCACCCCCGTCCCTCCGCCCGGCCACCGGCCACCGGCCACCGGCCACCGGCCGCAGCAGGCAGCCCGGCCCGCACGCGCCCGTCCCGGGGGGCCACGGCCCGGCTCACGACCCCACCCGCCGGAAGACCCCGCACCCCCGCACTCCGCGCCCCCGGCCGCCCGTACGTGCGGCGGCAGGACCACCGGGCCCGCGGCAGGGGCAGGGGGCAGGGGGGCACGGGCGGGCCGGAGCCGGCCGGGCGCACCCAGGCCGCAACGGCGCCACCGCGGACGGGAGAACACGTGCCCGGAGGGGCTTGCAGGCCCGACACCCCCCGCTCCGCTCCCGGCGCCGAAAGCCCCGGGCCCGTCCGTCGACCGCCCGCCCGGCACAACCCCCACGCACCCGGCGCCTCCCACCACCCCGGTGTCCCGGTGTCCCGGTGTCCCGGTGTCCCGGTGTCCCGCCGCGAACGGCCGGCCACCCGGCATCCCCGCGGGCCCGACCGGTGGACGGGCCGGTGCGCGTCTGCGGCCGGGGCCGCGTTCGCGGTACCGGGGTGTTCCGGCGCCGGCGGATACCGCGTGACACGGCGCGCGGACGGCGCGAGCCCCTCGCCCGGTCCCACGACGACCGGCCGCCGGCCCCGACAACAGACCCCGGGCCGGTCCGAGACGACCGGCGGCCCCGCCACCACCGCGCCCGGCCCGGAACCCGACGGCCCACCCCGATCGCCCCGCCGACCCGCACCCGTTCACTCCCCCACCATGGAACCCGCCCGGGCAGGCCCGCAGCCCCCGCCGCCCGGGACGCACCGCCGTACGGAACGCGCCCCGGGAGCGAAGAGCCCTTACGGGACCACTCCGCCGGCCCACGACTCCCCCACGGGAAAAAGGGGCGCCCACCCCCCTGCGGCACATCGCCTCACGCCTTCCCCCTCACCCGGCGCGACCCCGGCAGGCCGCCACCCACCCAGGCCACGCCCGAAACGGAACACGCCGACCTCACCCAGCCCTGCCCGACCTCCAGGCCCACACCCCGCCCCGGCCCTGCCCACGACCACGACTGCCGGCTGCGGCCACACGTGCCGGGGGGCCCGCCCAGGCCCCGTCGGCAGACGCAGGCAGCCACCGGCCCCGGCGGCGCGCCGCGTCCCCGCCCGGACAGGCCGCACAGACCGTACCCGCACCGCCCGCCCGCGGACCCGCGCCCCGAGGCCCCCGAAGCAGACGTCCGAACATCGGCACACCACCGCGACAGCCACCGACACCGGACCCGCCCGACCCGGCCCCTCCCCCGACCACCACCAGGAAAGACAGCCCGCACCAGAACGCTCCCACCCCCGGCACCTCTGCCCCCCACGCCCCACGCCCCACGCCCCAAGGGCGCACCTGCGCGCCCTGCCCGGTCCCGGCGCGGGAGAGTCCACGGCAAGGCCGCGGGCGACGGACGGCGGGCGGCAGGCGGCGGGCGGCGGATGCGCAAGTGCCGCCCGCCGTGGACATGCCCGCAGTCCCCGGCACGGGGGGCGATTGCCGGTGGCACGTCCGACTGCCGCCACCGTGTGCAGGCGGCCATGGGCGGCTGTGCGCGTCACCGCGTTCCCTGGTGTGGGGCCGTCACCGCCGGGTGAGGTCGCGGCCGGGGTCCACGGTCCAGTGGTTGGTCCGCAGGACCCGGTCCGCGAAGGTCACCGGGCACTTACCGACGAAGCGGAAGCCGAGGGAGCGGCAGATGGCGTTCGAGGGGCCGTTGCCGGTCGCCGGGAACGCGTGCACCACACCCCAACGGCCGTCGTCCCGGGCCTGTTCGAGCAGAGTGCGAACGGCAAGGCCGCCCAGTCCTCGTCCCTGGAACTCGGGCAGGACCATCCATCCGATCTCCGTCACGGCCCCGCCGCCGCCCCCGTCATCGTGGGACCACAAGGTCACGGTTCCCGCCACGACGTCAGGCGCCGCAGCATCGGGGACGATCATCTTGATCCAGTCGACGTCGGCCGCCGCCCTCCGGACGTCCCGCCGGACCTTGTCGTCGATGCCTTCGCGTGGCAGCGGTCCGCCGAGGTCGCCCATCATGACCGGATCGCACCGCATCCTGACGTAGGCGTCGACGTCGTCGCCCCTGACATCACGCAACCGCACCGGCTCCCCCTCAAATCCCCGGACCGCCGAATGATCCGCCACGACACCCACCGGCGGCAACACACCCCATCCCGTCCCGGCGCCCCGTCCACCCACACCACCCCTCGCCCGGCCCGGCCCGACTCCGGGCCTCCGCAGGTACCCCACGCACCCCGGCCGGCCACCTCACCCGCCCTCCGACCCACAGCCGCACCACAGCCGCACCACACCCCGACACCGGCACCGGCACCGGGCCCACGGGCACCGACACCGCTCCCCCGCAACCGGCCGGACACGCCCCGGCGCCCCCGCGCCCGGGGAATCCGGACACCACGGCGAGCACCGTCCCGCCCGCCACACCCGCCCGCGGCGCGACCCCCACCCGCGCGCCAACGACCGCCGGGCACCGGTGGACGAGGCACGACAACCAGCGCCCGAGAGCAGCCTCCGAGCGGCACCACCCCCACCGACACACCCCCGGCCACGGCCACGGCACCCAACCGCACAAGGGCAAGACAGAACAGGGCAGGTGGCACACGGCCCGCCGCACACCACCGCCAACGACTCCCGCTCCCCGCCCCAGACCCCGCGCGAGACGCCAGCAGGACGCCCGGCACCAGGAGCGAAAGGCAACGCACCCACCCGACCGCAGAAGACAGCCGGCACGGGGCCCGGCCGGACCCCCGATGCCCCGTCAACAACCCCACGGCACCCCCTACGGCGCGGACGACTCAGGCACCCCCGCCTCCCCGGCCGACCAAGGAAGCCCCGACGGCACGGACGCCCCCGTGAGCACCCGCCAGGCCGCCCGCTCCGGCCCGCCCGACGAGGCCGGCGGGGCCGACAGGGACGAAGGCATCCGAACGCCCGGCACTCCGCGAACCCCAGGAGCTACGGGTTCGGAGAATCCGGGGACTCCGGGGACTCCGGGGACTCCGGGGACTCCGGGGACTCCGGGGACTCCGGGGACTGCGGGGACTGCGCAGCCCTCGCGGGCGCGGCGGCCGTCGAGGACCCCCCAGTCGTCGACGAACCGTCGGTCGTCGGGGAACTGGCGGCCGTCGTCGAACCGACGGTCGTCGCAGACCCCTCAGTCATCGGGGAATCAGCGGGCATCGGGGAATCGGCAGCCGTCGGCGAACCGGCGGTCGTCGAAGGCCCGGCCGCCGTCGAGGGCCCGGCCGCCGTCGAGGGCCCGGCCGCCGTCGAGGGCCCGGCGGTGGTCGGGGGCCGTGATCCCTGGGGCAGCAGGTCGTCCAGGATGCCGGCCGCCGCGAGGCAGGGCAGGGTCAGCGACCAGAACCGGGTGAGGGCGTTCGGGGCGATCAACTCCCGCTCCCGGGACCCCAGAACCTCCAGCCCCACCGTCCACGCCACCACCGCACGCGCCGCGTCCCGCGGCGCGACCCCCTCGGCCAGCGTCCCCTCCCGCGCGGCGGCCCGTACCGCCTCCTCGACCCACCGCGCCCACTGCCGGCGCAGGTCCACCCCGCTCGCCCGCGAGGCATCCGCGCACAGCCCGTACCCGGCCCGCACCACCACATCCCCGGCCAGCAACGCCATCAACGCGTGCGTCGCGTCCACCAACACCTGCAACGCCCCGCCACCCGGCCCCCGCCCCGCCGCCCCCGACGCGTCCCGCTCCCCCACCGGCCGTCCACGCGAGGAAGCCCGGAAACCGGCGGCCGTGACCTGCCGCAGGGCACCGGCCGCACGTTCCTCGACCGCCTCCGCCAACGCCGTCTTGCTCTCGAAATGAAAATGCAGACCGCCCGCGCTCACCCCGGCCCGACGGCTGATCACCGCGATCGACGCCGTCACGAACCCCTGCTCGGCGAACACCTCCGCGGCCGCACGCACCAGCGATTCCCGAGTGCGGGCCGCACGCTCCTGCTTGACCATGGAAATGTCTCCACAAACCGCCAACGCGGTTTGCCTCAGGGGGTAAAAGATCTTCGCGTCACAGTCGGCCGCCCCACCGGAGCCACACTCGCATCCCACTGGAGCGCCCCCCGGCCACCCCCGCAACCACCACACCCGCCCCACCACCCACACCCGCCCCACACACCGGACACCAGGGACCGGGCACCAGGCGCCGGGCACCGCGCCACCGGCACGGGCCTCGGCCGCCGACAGCCCCACCGGGCCCCCAACCCGCGCCACAGGCCCGCCGCCACGGCAGCCAGCCCCCGCCCACGGCCCACCCGGCCCCGACCCGGAGACCTCCCCGAACCCAAGCCCCGGACCCGGCCCACGGAGCCGCACACGCCAGGGCTCGCCCCCGCCCGGGGGCTCGCGCGCCGGCCGGGCCTGCCGCGCCCCCACCCGGCACCCCCCTTTTTTCAGGAGAACGCCGGGTCCGCCTCGCGCACCGGGCCCCGACCCGACTCCAGTTCCGCGGCCACCCGCTGCCCGCGGTCCGGCGCCATGTCCAGCCGGGCCAGCATCGCCGGCGTCGCGATGCTCGGACAGATGTGCTGGTAGACCGCGGCCACCCGCTCCTCGACGTCCGTACGGTCGTTCAACGCCTGCGAGTAGATCTGCGCACCCGTCCAGCAGGCCGACAGGATCCAGG
Above is a window of Streptomyces subrutilus DNA encoding:
- a CDS encoding TetR/AcrR family transcriptional regulator, which produces MVKQERAARTRESLVRAAAEVFAEQGFVTASIAVISRRAGVSAGGLHFHFESKTALAEAVEERAAGALRQVTAAGFRASSRGRPVGERDASGAAGRGPGGGALQVLVDATHALMALLAGDVVVRAGYGLCADASRASGVDLRRQWARWVEEAVRAAAREGTLAEGVAPRDAARAVVAWTVGLEVLGSRERELIAPNALTRFWSLTLPCLAAAGILDDLLPQGSRPPTTAGPSTAAGPSTAAGPSTAAGPSTTAGSPTAADSPMPADSPMTEGSATTVGSTTAASSPTTDGSSTTGGSSTAAAPARAAQSPQSPESPESPESPESPESPESPDSPNP
- a CDS encoding GNAT family N-acetyltransferase, which produces MRLRDVRGDDVDAYVRMRCDPVMMGDLGGPLPREGIDDKVRRDVRRAAADVDWIKMIVPDAAAPDVVAGTVTLWSHDDGGGGGAVTEIGWMVLPEFQGRGLGGLAVRTLLEQARDDGRWGVVHAFPATGNGPSNAICRSLGFRFVGKCPVTFADRVLRTNHWTVDPGRDLTRR
- a CDS encoding AfsR/SARP family transcriptional regulator, with translation MDIDVLGALAVRENGISITPTAPKPRQVLALLALHADQVVPVSALIEELWAGEPPRSARTTLQTYVLQLRALIATALEQGARPGQAPAADPAAAYPAPGGGAAVRTAKDVLVTLPGGYLLSSGGGTLDVREFDRLAGTGYRAMDAGDFAGAARLLREALALWSGPAFADVHGGVQLDMETRRLEETRLCALDQRIEADLRLGRHRELLAELTVLATRYRTHENLHGQFMLALHRSGRRGEALDVYQRLRQTLVRELGLEPSAALRRLQRSILMAGPENPAETGAEPGGERLVRV
- a CDS encoding TetR/AcrR family transcriptional regulator — protein: MGCSPGEVAVRGKSRSARGRGPCEVHGPHPLPGPGPPGSRTTRGPGPGSGRGPGWGRGAVRCGSYRAGPHTATAVRGRIRVRSGMPGGAQVKARPQKRQTPADTRGRPSGAVSAVRGDGSVQERSERTRRRLVYAGAEMFHQNGYANATLGDIASAAGVTKGALYFHFASKDELAEAVQQRGCALLHDSVRALREAGVPPLQALIDTTHWLAWTLHEDPAVAASFRITKECGAAPAGRAEPARRSSTSTGRGSRPSPPCCAWHGSPARYPRRAATGRARRPWWWPRPAGSRSCPGPACPTGNSSGRSPPCGPCCCPHWSGRPGRGSTAPRPPPTPGTTTPATGPAATPPTPPPARGGGGRAGGTRRLQRAVSPVHVVPLWAAPLDPPAPATFPPDQPDQPDQPDQPDQPDQPDLPDLPDPPDPSDPPDPPDPPDPSDPSGPPDPSDPPDPSGPPGPPGPLGPTAAGSTAPATAAGPTAGRG
- a CDS encoding aromatase/cyclase, whose protein sequence is MPSQRVHTSEQTASVAAPADVVYGLLADAVRWPLLLPGPVHVERIDFDGVRERLRLWDLQDGRVRSFHLHRTLDPHTRTVRFEQEDTARPGAPTTGTWTVHAHGPARCRLTLAQDRTLDGPPAAATGHSRDHWQAEPAALLAHVAQLAERWEQLDELLLSFQDTLQVTGPAELVYDFLYHVEHWPDRVPHIDAAHVTEDTPGIQLASLDTCATPDGRTLATRSVRLCFPAAARIVYKELATPHPIAAHSGEWSLEPHRDGVLAVCAQQVMLRPDATAPPAPDTDPDAARGHPDGGAADVRAQVRTWLGRAATDTLRLAAWHAQNTVRRLR
- a CDS encoding AfsR/SARP family transcriptional regulator — translated: MKIQVLGPLSAEVNGASIVPTARKPRQILTLLALYPGRVMPVPTLMEEIWGTEPPQSALTTLQTYILQLRRRLGTAMGPAAPGGPAGAKDVLATRHGGYLLRIPPQAVDVHAYESLVASGHDRHEHGDDAGAAASLRAALALWQGPALVDVRLGPVLEIEVMRLEESRLATVERRIDADLRLGRHTELIAELTDLTARHPQHEGLHAQAMVALYRSGRQARALDVYRRLRGRLVEDLGVEPSPQLQRLHQAMLAVDPALDVPAGPRRGTTFDLYAV
- a CDS encoding transcriptional regulator, yielding MAQGLSQTALAGEGMSTSYLSRLESGARQPTDRAVGYLAGRLGLEAHDFQEQAGGSLTQALTLAASTGSPDAIEALRRALAAEGHESALLRWQALWQLARAARLQGDHPAERDHLARLVELGEETDVGELRVRGLTRLARCLRSLGEITPALDAAVEAHRIALGEDLGVEDRAAALLALVSVTAEAGRVADARVHADELTALLRGRSDTLWAEAMWTAAAVRVRQGDHTGAQACLDEALERFGSQEDLVLWTRLRLATARLHLEKLPAEPARAEHRAAEAEAALAFVATPALRQDLTALKADLAYATGHYDQARALLAALAADQPRMTYRGQVRLEILRHQLLILDGDPQGIQGLRDLAQQAQRDANIDLAAEIWRVLADALTPTAPTRHPAPPPGPLPAAAPTPPPAPLHTPHPAPTS